cacaggctggggacagagtggctggacagcggCAAGGCAGAAAGGGACTTGGgggcactgatggacagcaggctggacatgaggcagcagtgtgcccaggtgggcaagaaggccaatggctcctggcctggatcaggaatgatgtggccagcaggagcagagctgctgtgcagcccctgacataactccagctctgcacacagacattgcttcTGCAGCTCCATAGTAGGCAAGGAAATGGgtatctctgcagaaaacttttcTGGGAGACCCTTTAGTTTATTGAAAGCCACTGAGAGCACAGCTCCTCATTGGTGCACTCTGTGGCCACAGTGCagatggagagaaacaaaatgagaaatggcacaaacaatgGCATGCCTTTGTGGACAATatttaaaaactaaaacaaagcaataaaaaagaACCAACGACCAAACCCAAGTATAATCAAAGATGACTCTTATTGGGAGTGACTTGCAGAAACTGACCAACAGTTtgtttctgaaaccatccagtcatcagtctccacaatgcagccttgagctcctggttcctcaggctgtagatgagggggttcagggctggaggcaccactgagtacagaactgacagagccagatccagggatggggacgagatggaggggggcttcaggtgagcaaaCACGATAGTGCTGAaaaacagggagaccacagccaggtgagggaggcaggtggaaaaggctttgtgccgtccctgctcagaggggatcctcagcacagccctgaagatctgcacataggagaaaacaatgaacacaaaacagccaaaagcTAAGAAGGTAGTGAAAACAGAAACTCCAAGTTTCTTGAGGAAGGAttttgagcaggagagcttgaggatctgggggatttcacagaagaactggcccagggcattgccatggcacaggggcagggaaaatgtattggatgtgtgcagcagagcagtgagaaaggcactggcccaggcagctgctgccatgtgggcacaagctctgctgcccaggagggtcccgtagtgcaggggtttgcagatggacacgtagcggtcgtagcacatgacggTCAAGAGAAAATactctgctgaaatgaagaagagaaagaaaaagagctgtgcagcacatccagaGTAGGAGATggccctggtgtcccagagggaattgtgcatggctttggggacagtggtgcagatggagcccaggtcgctgagggccaggttgagcaggaagaagaacatgggcgtgtgcaggtggtggccgcaggctacggcgctgatgatgaggccgttggccaggagggcagccagggagatgcccagcaagaggcagaagtgcaggagctgcagctgccgtgtgtctgccaatggcagcaggaggaagtgccggatggagctgctgttggacatttggtGCCTTTGGGTACAGGTATTTATACAGCATTAACACCTGcctgggaaagaaatggcagtGCCAGATTGGACATTTCTTCACTCTGGGGATCGTGGACTGTTGAAAGAAGACTTGAATAGCTGGAGCAAGTCTTTAAGTCTTTCCTGTGTATTTTAGTTGGAATTCCCTTCAAAATTAATTCTCTTCCTGTGAGGGAACTTTGCTAAACTTTATTTGAGTTGGGGTTTGTGTGCTGAGTttctgcctcatcttcagcacagctctcagcCTGAACACTCTGGAGCCCAGAAGGAAATcggggctccctgtgccccagtgcaGTCAGCGCTAGTCGCCGCAAAGATGCCGTTTGTTCATTTCACCTCTTTTGATTTAAGTGTGATCACACCTAAAACTTTCTTGAAAACAAAGTGGACTTTGTGAATTCTCCAGTTTAAAGATAATTTTCTCCCaactcttctctctttccctttgAAGCTGGACAGGGAGGGATACCAAGGGTtggtctggctctctgctgcctgcagttgtgcctattgggagctgtttctctctatccaagccctgtccctgccagtgctgccccagcccagccctgccctgggggctcagctctgccctgcagacctctcccagcacagggcactgccctggggcatctccctggcagcagagccttaagggcaggccagacaaacagagatgctgcaagccaaggtgctgctgctgctgtctgtacggagaggaggctgaggaggcactttctgagggagatctgaggcctatctgctgatgcccagggtGACTGTGCAGGAGTGTCAGTGACATGGATaaagctgacagcccctttcccttcccttcaggagaaagctgagagcagccctggccatgctgcaccatctccacagcaggaggaatctgccctgatgggggtggctccttccccctccaacttctcccctgcagcgtccatggggagctgccaggcaggatgagagctgcccctggcaggtggcacatggcctgggctggccaagagccctgagggctgcaggagctgctctgcaggacagccctgggcagccctggctgcagccccagcttcagcccctgcagccatccctggcagcaggagccgtcctgtcctgtccctctgacgatgcccagggcagccccgctctgcagcacatcctcctcctgctcctgtgcctcagagaaactgggagagtcctcctgacacatcccccaggctgtggggtgtgctggcttcaggagatccctccaggagcacaggggacattgccctgcacccacacactcaccatgcacagggctgtgaagatctttccccaagtgaagtctcagctcaatgtcttcccaatcctgattgccttcagcctgtctctgcctggctcctgtcccctcagtgcctgcaggcagagccctcagccctgctgggctgggagaggagctggccctgggaagagctgttcctttaaagctcagcagcacagacacagcacaaggaattTAATGATCCTCTTGAGGCATTGATGTTGTTTACAACaaactcagtccctgagagagtgATCAAAGAACTTTTCAAAACTCaaagtttaatttaatttttgaagtttcttaaagttttaatttaaactCTGAAGTTTCTTAAAGTTTTAATGCGTACCACAGAGAGACACGACTCACAAAATGTCCcaaggttccagttagagcagaacactggaggcagggatgacagctgggcacaaacaaggcaaaggtgtctctggtgctgagcaaagctggatgtgtttgaggaatgcaaagggccaaggcctgagcccc
The genomic region above belongs to Zonotrichia albicollis isolate bZonAlb1 chromosome 37, bZonAlb1.hap1, whole genome shotgun sequence and contains:
- the LOC141726626 gene encoding olfactory receptor 14J1-like, with translation MSNSSSIRHFLLLPLADTRQLQLLHFCLLLGISLAALLANGLIISAVACGHHLHTPMFFFLLNLALSDLGSICTTVPKAMHNSLWDTRAISYSGCAAQLFFFLFFISAEYFLLTVMCYDRYVSICKPLHYGTLLGSRACAHMAAAAWASAFLTALLHTSNTFSLPLCHGNALGQFFCEIPQILKLSCSKSFLKKLGVSVFTTFLAFGCFVFIVFSYVQIFRAVLRIPSEQGRHKAFSTCLPHLAVVSLFFSTIVFAHLKPPSISSPSLDLALSVLYSVVPPALNPLIYSLRNQELKAALWRLMTGWFQKQTVDEAIEVTVSQFPDEPKLGGSVAVLEGPPKSDITLMITSTTMIDSATLMRVNADFPKVD